Proteins encoded by one window of Serratia nevei:
- the lhgO gene encoding L-2-hydroxyglutarate oxidase — protein sequence MYDAIVIGAGLVGLGVVNALQEADPQRRILILEKERGPAAHQSGHNSNVVHSGIYYTPGSLKAQLAKQGNRSMFAFCREHDLYYDQCGKVIVATQLNELDRLENIYQRGLQNGLQVTRLSQAQLREREPHVNGLEALLVPDAGIVNYAEVAAKLAEIIVRRGGEIAYGHQVEAIREHAAGVTVTAAGDTFEGRLLINCAGLFSDRIAKLTGYETGMKIVPFRGEYYVLDDAKNHLVNHLIYPVPNPDFPFLGVHFTRMYNGKRDVGPNAVLAFKREGYRKCDFSLRDLSEVLGYRGFWKIAGNYLGEGLAEMRRSLSRRRFAENARRLIPALQEQDIRPGPAGVRAQALTADGKLVDDFHFVQGKRSLHVCNAPSPAATASLEIGREIVRRHLSAF from the coding sequence ATGTACGACGCGATCGTTATCGGTGCCGGCCTGGTGGGGCTCGGCGTGGTGAATGCGCTGCAGGAAGCGGATCCGCAGCGGCGCATTCTGATCCTGGAAAAAGAACGCGGCCCGGCGGCGCACCAAAGCGGCCACAACAGCAACGTGGTGCATTCCGGCATTTACTACACGCCCGGCAGCCTGAAAGCGCAGTTGGCAAAACAGGGCAACCGCAGCATGTTCGCCTTCTGCCGCGAACATGACCTGTATTACGATCAATGCGGCAAGGTGATTGTCGCCACCCAGCTAAACGAACTGGATCGGCTGGAGAACATCTATCAGCGCGGCCTGCAAAACGGCCTGCAGGTCACCCGGCTGTCACAGGCGCAGCTGCGGGAGCGCGAACCGCACGTCAATGGCCTTGAAGCGCTGCTGGTGCCCGACGCCGGCATCGTCAACTACGCGGAGGTGGCCGCCAAGCTGGCGGAGATCATTGTACGGCGCGGCGGCGAGATCGCCTACGGCCATCAGGTTGAGGCCATCCGCGAGCACGCCGCCGGCGTCACCGTCACCGCCGCCGGCGACACCTTCGAGGGACGGCTGCTGATCAACTGCGCGGGGCTGTTCAGCGATCGCATCGCCAAACTGACCGGTTACGAAACCGGCATGAAGATCGTGCCGTTCCGCGGTGAATACTATGTGTTGGACGACGCGAAAAACCACCTGGTCAACCATCTGATCTACCCGGTGCCCAACCCGGATTTCCCTTTCCTCGGCGTGCACTTTACCCGCATGTATAACGGCAAACGCGACGTCGGCCCCAATGCGGTGTTGGCCTTCAAACGCGAAGGCTACCGCAAATGCGACTTCAGCCTGCGCGATCTGAGCGAGGTGCTCGGCTATCGCGGCTTTTGGAAAATCGCCGGCAACTACCTCGGCGAAGGACTGGCGGAAATGCGCCGTTCGCTGTCGCGCCGCCGCTTTGCCGAGAACGCCCGTCGGCTGATCCCGGCGCTGCAGGAGCAGGATATCCGGCCCGGCCCGGCCGGCGTGCGCGCTCAGGCGCTGACCGCCGACGGCAAGCTGGTGGACGACTTCCATTTCGTGCAGGGTAAACGCTCGCTGCACGTGTGCAATGCCCCTTCTCCGGCGGCGACTGCCTCGCTGGAGATCGGCCGCGAGATCGTGCGCCGCCACCTGTCCGCTTTCTGA
- a CDS encoding FadR/GntR family transcriptional regulator: MIRKVTRQKASHQVLAQLKAGINDGTFPVGEKLPSENVLADAFGVSRVPVREALGVLEVSGIISSRQGGGHRVEQHSLLSKYEPLVMEVADRREVEALLEMREVMEQQAARMAAERRTEQELQAIEQAHLAFRHCTLNDGQIGYRQDYLFHRAIMQASHNPFFVQILDNMHELYLGVLVYSLSKNLGRQAERQRVIDEHERVFIAIRDGDAAAATAAMQNHLNNVRGKLRRLENEEQEP; encoded by the coding sequence ATGATCCGCAAGGTCACGCGCCAGAAAGCCTCCCATCAGGTGCTGGCGCAGCTGAAAGCCGGTATCAACGACGGCACCTTTCCGGTCGGCGAGAAGCTACCGTCGGAAAACGTGTTGGCGGACGCGTTCGGCGTCAGCCGGGTGCCGGTGCGCGAGGCGCTCGGCGTACTGGAGGTCAGCGGCATCATCTCCTCACGCCAGGGCGGCGGCCACCGGGTGGAACAGCATTCGCTGCTGAGCAAATACGAACCACTGGTGATGGAGGTAGCCGACCGCCGCGAGGTGGAAGCGCTGCTGGAAATGCGCGAGGTCATGGAGCAGCAGGCGGCGCGCATGGCCGCCGAGCGCCGTACCGAACAGGAATTGCAGGCGATCGAACAGGCGCACCTCGCCTTTCGTCACTGTACGCTGAACGACGGCCAGATCGGCTATCGGCAGGATTACCTGTTCCACCGCGCCATCATGCAGGCTTCGCATAACCCCTTTTTCGTGCAGATCCTCGATAACATGCACGAGCTGTATCTGGGGGTGCTGGTGTACTCGCTCAGCAAAAACCTAGGGCGGCAGGCCGAGCGCCAGCGGGTGATCGACGAACATGAGCGGGTGTTTATCGCCATTCGCGACGGCGATGCGGCGGCGGCCACCGCCGCCATGCAAAACCATCTGAACAACGTACGCGGCAAATTACGCCGCCTGGAAAACGAGGAGCAAGAGCCGTGA
- a CDS encoding TRAP transporter permease, whose protein sequence is MSTHSSSPQPAVDLDKEAGAGNRPLSGIYLQLATVLAIAISAYAIYANALSNTQEFYRNTTFLSGILILGFILFPFSARYATRSFNRWDYLFIILTLVSYGYFYVNYVDLHVVRKSIPNATDYVMAAIGIGVLFEAARRTTGYFIPGLASFAILYALFGQYFMGIFGHGGFSVERLLYRLFMTGEGIFGITLSTASTAIVVFILFGAFLSVSGATALFNDLALAAAGRRRGGPAQVAVISSALTGSLSGSAVANVATTGTFTIPLMKSIGLSSRFAGAVEATASTGGMIMPPIMGAAAFIMAGFLGISYTTIVIAAIVPALLYYAALIMAIDLEAKKQGLKGINKENIPQVRAVLKARGLLLLPLVIVIGTLLLGKTPIYAGFLGIIAIIVASWLTPDSSVRMTPKKIALALNDAARGSIQVTIACAAIGVIICVVTMTGIGSTLAFNIVAMTDNTLWMILLVVMLVCIVLSMGLPSTALYIVVAVTVSPILIKAGVLPLAAHFFVFWFGALSNITPPVALASYTAASIARADPMQTSWDAVRLALPGFIIPFILVYNPMLLMQGDDLNPLSVLHMVISALVGIYALSIASANFWLMKTHWLERVLFTAAAILLIKPGLMTDLGGAALIAAAAAMHLLRYKQRAALPGGAS, encoded by the coding sequence ATGAGCACTCACTCTTCTTCACCGCAGCCCGCCGTCGATCTGGACAAAGAAGCCGGCGCCGGCAACCGGCCGCTGAGCGGCATCTATTTGCAGCTGGCAACCGTCCTGGCGATCGCCATCTCCGCCTATGCCATCTACGCCAACGCGCTGTCCAACACGCAGGAGTTCTACCGCAACACCACTTTCCTGAGCGGTATTCTGATCCTGGGCTTTATCCTGTTCCCCTTCTCGGCCCGGTACGCCACCCGCAGCTTCAACCGCTGGGACTATTTGTTCATCATCCTGACGCTGGTCAGCTACGGCTATTTCTACGTTAACTACGTCGATCTGCACGTGGTGCGCAAGAGCATCCCCAACGCCACCGACTATGTGATGGCAGCGATCGGTATCGGCGTGCTGTTTGAAGCCGCGCGGCGCACCACCGGCTATTTCATCCCCGGCCTGGCGAGCTTTGCCATTCTCTATGCGCTGTTCGGGCAATACTTCATGGGCATCTTCGGCCACGGCGGCTTCTCGGTAGAACGCCTGCTGTATCGGCTATTCATGACCGGCGAGGGGATTTTCGGCATCACCCTGTCCACTGCCTCCACGGCCATCGTGGTGTTTATTCTGTTCGGTGCCTTTCTCAGCGTCAGCGGCGCGACCGCGCTGTTCAACGATCTGGCGCTGGCCGCCGCCGGACGCCGCCGCGGCGGCCCGGCCCAGGTGGCGGTGATCTCGTCGGCACTGACCGGCTCGTTGAGCGGCAGCGCGGTGGCCAATGTCGCCACCACCGGCACCTTCACCATTCCGCTGATGAAAAGCATCGGGTTGTCGTCCCGCTTCGCCGGCGCCGTGGAAGCCACCGCCTCCACCGGCGGCATGATCATGCCCCCCATCATGGGCGCAGCGGCGTTTATCATGGCCGGTTTCCTCGGCATCTCGTACACCACCATCGTCATCGCCGCCATCGTGCCGGCGCTGCTCTATTACGCCGCGCTGATCATGGCTATCGATCTGGAAGCCAAGAAACAGGGCCTGAAAGGCATCAACAAGGAGAACATCCCTCAGGTGCGCGCGGTGCTGAAGGCGCGCGGGCTGCTGCTGCTGCCGCTCGTCATCGTTATCGGCACGCTGCTGCTGGGCAAAACGCCGATCTATGCCGGCTTCCTCGGCATCATTGCCATCATCGTCGCCAGCTGGCTCACCCCCGACAGTTCGGTGCGCATGACGCCGAAAAAAATCGCGCTGGCCTTGAATGACGCGGCGCGCGGCTCGATCCAGGTCACCATCGCCTGCGCCGCCATCGGCGTGATCATCTGCGTGGTGACCATGACCGGCATCGGCTCCACGCTGGCGTTCAACATCGTCGCCATGACCGACAACACCCTGTGGATGATCCTGCTGGTGGTGATGCTGGTGTGCATCGTGCTCAGCATGGGGCTACCCTCGACCGCGCTCTACATCGTGGTAGCGGTGACCGTGTCGCCGATCCTGATCAAAGCCGGCGTGCTGCCGCTGGCGGCGCATTTCTTCGTGTTCTGGTTCGGCGCGTTGTCCAACATCACGCCGCCGGTGGCGCTGGCCAGCTACACCGCCGCCAGCATCGCCCGCGCCGATCCGATGCAAACCTCGTGGGACGCGGTGCGCCTGGCGCTGCCGGGCTTTATCATCCCGTTCATTCTGGTCTACAACCCGATGCTGTTGATGCAGGGTGACGATCTCAACCCGCTGTCGGTGCTGCATATGGTGATCAGCGCGCTGGTGGGGATCTACGCCCTGTCGATCGCCAGCGCCAATTTCTGGCTGATGAAGACCCACTGGCTGGAGCGGGTGCTGTTTACCGCGGCGGCGATTTTACTGATCAAACCGGGCCTGATGACCGATCTGGGCGGTGCGGCCCTGATCGCCGCCGCCGCCGCCATGCACCTGCTGCGCTATAAACAGCGCGCCGCGCTGCCGGGAGGCGCGTCATGA
- a CDS encoding TAXI family TRAP transporter solute-binding subunit, translating into MKNRKIKTLLVTCAVVGAALLAIAGKAENADKTFLSVATASTGGTYYPMGVGLANVWSNRLKHQGIQVTGQSSAGSIENIDLLQKDEAQLAILQSLIAVEAYQGVRNFDGRAYGDLRSISMLWPNVEHFVMLESRVKDGTLNDIAGTRFSVGPQASGTEQSTMIILQGVNLTKKSLSAEYLGYGDTVSAMRDGRLDGGALPAGVPAAAVTDMYASGVPARILEVTDEQLASINAIANSWFRFDIKAETYPRQPKAVATIAQPNILVALSRLDEKLVYDLTKTMFENLPEVHQVHSSAKYISLENALKGVSVPLHLGAYRYYREAGVEIPDYLIPPEAAALAANP; encoded by the coding sequence ATGAAAAATAGAAAAATCAAAACGTTGCTTGTTACCTGCGCCGTGGTCGGCGCCGCGTTGTTGGCCATCGCCGGCAAAGCGGAAAACGCCGATAAAACCTTCCTCTCCGTCGCCACCGCCTCCACCGGCGGTACCTACTACCCGATGGGCGTCGGGCTGGCCAACGTCTGGAGCAACCGGCTGAAGCACCAGGGGATACAGGTCACCGGCCAATCCTCCGCCGGCTCGATCGAGAATATCGACCTGCTGCAAAAAGACGAGGCTCAGTTGGCGATTTTGCAAAGCCTGATCGCCGTCGAAGCCTATCAGGGCGTGCGTAACTTCGACGGCCGCGCCTACGGCGATCTGCGCTCCATCTCCATGCTGTGGCCCAACGTCGAACACTTCGTGATGCTGGAAAGCCGGGTGAAAGACGGCACGCTGAACGATATCGCCGGCACGCGCTTTTCCGTCGGGCCGCAGGCCAGCGGCACCGAACAGTCGACGATGATCATCCTGCAGGGCGTCAACCTGACCAAAAAGTCGCTGTCGGCGGAATACCTCGGCTACGGCGACACGGTTTCCGCGATGCGCGACGGGCGCCTGGACGGCGGCGCCCTGCCCGCCGGGGTGCCGGCCGCCGCCGTCACCGATATGTATGCCAGCGGCGTGCCGGCACGCATCCTGGAAGTCACCGACGAACAGCTGGCCAGCATCAACGCCATCGCCAACTCCTGGTTCCGTTTCGACATCAAGGCGGAGACCTACCCGCGCCAGCCCAAGGCGGTCGCCACCATCGCACAGCCCAATATTCTGGTGGCCCTCAGCCGGCTCGATGAAAAGTTGGTGTACGACCTGACCAAAACGATGTTCGAGAACCTGCCGGAAGTGCACCAGGTACACAGCTCGGCCAAATACATCTCGCTGGAAAATGCGCTGAAAGGCGTTTCGGTGCCGCTGCACCTCGGCGCCTATCGCTACTACCGCGAAGCCGGCGTCGAGATACCCGATTATCTGATCCCGCCGGAAGCCGCCGCGCTGGCCGCTAACCCTTAA
- the metQ gene encoding methionine ABC transporter substrate-binding lipoprotein MetQ produces the protein MTFTLKNLTLALAAAGTLLLTACGPTAQDDHHIKVGISAGIDQSLWAVVQKVAKQKYDLDVEVVTFNDYVLPNEALNNGDLDVNAFQHKPYLDKQMQERGYKLAAVGNTFVYPIAGYSKKITALSQLPDGAQVAVPNDPTNLGRSLLLLQKQGLITLKEGVGLLPTALDIVGNPKKLKIVEIEAPQLPRALDDQQVTLAIINTNYSSQIGLSPAKDGLFVEDKNSPYVNIFASRIDNKDSEKVKDLVKAYQTDEVAASAADIYKGDAVKGW, from the coding sequence ATGACATTTACGCTGAAAAACCTCACCCTGGCGCTGGCCGCCGCCGGCACGCTGCTGCTGACCGCCTGCGGCCCGACGGCACAGGACGATCACCACATCAAGGTCGGCATCAGCGCCGGTATCGATCAGTCGCTGTGGGCGGTGGTACAAAAGGTCGCCAAGCAGAAATACGATCTGGACGTGGAGGTGGTGACCTTCAACGACTACGTGCTGCCGAACGAAGCGCTGAACAACGGCGATCTGGACGTCAACGCCTTCCAGCACAAGCCGTATCTGGACAAGCAGATGCAGGAGCGCGGCTACAAGCTGGCGGCAGTGGGCAACACCTTCGTCTACCCGATCGCCGGCTATTCGAAGAAGATAACCGCACTCAGCCAACTGCCGGACGGCGCGCAGGTGGCGGTGCCGAACGATCCGACCAACCTGGGCCGCTCGCTGCTGCTGTTGCAAAAACAGGGGCTGATCACCCTGAAAGAGGGCGTCGGCCTGCTGCCGACCGCGCTGGACATCGTCGGCAACCCGAAAAAGCTGAAGATCGTCGAGATTGAAGCGCCGCAGCTGCCACGCGCATTGGACGACCAACAGGTGACGCTGGCGATCATCAACACCAACTATTCCAGCCAGATCGGCCTGTCGCCGGCCAAGGACGGGCTGTTTGTCGAAGACAAAAACTCGCCGTACGTCAACATCTTCGCCAGCCGCATCGACAACAAAGACAGCGAGAAAGTGAAAGATCTGGTCAAGGCCTATCAGACCGACGAAGTGGCGGCCAGCGCCGCCGACATCTACAAGGGCGACGCCGTCAAAGGCTGGTAA
- a CDS encoding universal stress protein, with translation MCYHHIVIATDLSDDGKRLVEKGALLAEALQAKLSLIYVDVHYDTYHAAIGFSERSYDGVPFEEKIRKELEPTTQNVNYPIAEVIIGRGGFVDELRTAVVDKNIDLLVFGHHHDLWSNLFSSTRNAINQLNIDVLVIPIRS, from the coding sequence ATGTGTTACCACCATATTGTCATCGCCACCGATCTGAGCGATGACGGCAAACGGCTGGTCGAAAAGGGGGCGCTGCTGGCGGAGGCGCTGCAGGCCAAACTCTCGCTGATCTATGTGGACGTTCACTACGACACCTACCACGCGGCGATCGGCTTTTCGGAGCGCAGCTATGACGGCGTGCCGTTCGAAGAGAAGATCCGCAAAGAGCTGGAGCCCACCACGCAAAACGTCAATTACCCGATCGCGGAGGTGATTATCGGGCGCGGCGGCTTCGTCGACGAACTGCGTACGGCAGTCGTGGATAAGAACATCGATCTGCTGGTGTTCGGCCATCACCACGATCTGTGGAGCAACCTGTTTTCTTCCACCCGCAATGCCATCAACCAGCTGAATATCGACGTGCTGGTGATCCCGATCCGCTCATAA
- the ygjK gene encoding alpha-glucosidase, whose translation MNMTPLTPLATALILAWALTGCVPKTPDADAPLAERYKNVIDRRGAPHFMLDYDFDDHQRFNPFFDLGAWHGHLLPSGPEGMGGFPGPALLTEEYINFMANNFDRLSVYRDGKPVHFTMTAYSLPGALVQRLSAPGVTVNLTLRFAAARTSLLETQILTDTPLELVWDGELLERYAAKEQKPQPPATLEQAFPDYTRRIVPTADGLRVTFGKVRAPSQLMTSGQSEYQIHKSLPQRTTVDGHRFRATARITGSTTLYTTYSHLLTAEEAQREQRAIADILAHPQRYMAASAQRWERYLATGLSNPHATPEQTRVAVKAMETLNGNWRGAAGAMKFDSVTPSVTGRWFSGNQTWPWDTWKQAYAMAHFNPDVAKDNIRAVFAFQIRPGDALRPWDAGFLPDLIAYNPSPERGGDGGNWNERNTKPSLAAWAVMEVYRVTGDKDWLAEMYPKLVAYHDWWLRNRDHNGNGVPEYGATRDKAHNTPDGRMLFTVKRGQREQTLAGLDNYDRIVREGQYDSIEIPAQTAASWESGRDDAAVFGFIDPDQLARYVAQGGKREDWQVKFAENRAPDGTLLGYSLLQESVDQASYMYSDNRYLAEMADILGRGAEAAAFRAKADRLAAYINTCMFDKQSGFFYDIRIESQPLANGCAGKPIVERGKGPEGWSPLFNGAASQPHADAVVRVMKDPREFNTYVPLGTAALTNPAFGADIYWRGRVWVDQLYFGLKGMERYGYRDDAVAMAQAFFRHADGLVADGPIRENYNPLTGKQQGAPNFSWSAAHLYMLYNDFFTQ comes from the coding sequence ATGAACATGACTCCCCTGACCCCGCTGGCCACCGCCCTCATCCTCGCATGGGCGCTGACGGGCTGTGTGCCGAAAACGCCCGACGCCGACGCCCCGTTGGCCGAGCGCTATAAAAACGTCATCGACCGCCGCGGCGCGCCGCACTTTATGCTCGATTACGATTTCGACGATCACCAGCGCTTCAATCCGTTCTTCGATCTCGGCGCCTGGCACGGCCACCTGTTGCCGAGCGGGCCGGAAGGCATGGGCGGTTTCCCCGGCCCGGCGCTGCTGACCGAAGAGTACATCAACTTTATGGCCAACAATTTCGATCGGCTCAGCGTCTATCGAGACGGTAAACCGGTGCATTTCACCATGACGGCCTACAGCCTGCCCGGCGCCCTGGTGCAGCGGCTCAGCGCGCCGGGCGTGACCGTCAACCTGACGCTGCGCTTCGCCGCCGCACGCACCTCGCTGCTGGAAACCCAAATCCTGACCGACACGCCGCTGGAGCTGGTGTGGGACGGTGAATTGCTGGAGCGCTACGCGGCCAAAGAGCAAAAACCGCAGCCGCCGGCGACCCTCGAGCAGGCGTTTCCGGACTATACGCGCCGCATTGTGCCGACGGCTGACGGCCTGCGCGTCACCTTCGGCAAGGTGCGCGCGCCGTCGCAGCTGATGACCTCGGGCCAGTCCGAGTATCAGATCCACAAATCGCTGCCGCAGCGCACCACGGTCGACGGCCACCGCTTCCGCGCCACGGCGCGCATCACCGGTTCCACCACCCTGTACACCACCTACTCGCACCTGCTCACCGCCGAAGAGGCGCAGCGCGAACAGCGCGCTATCGCCGATATCCTCGCTCACCCGCAGCGCTATATGGCCGCGTCGGCCCAGCGTTGGGAACGCTATCTCGCCACTGGGCTCAGCAACCCGCACGCCACGCCGGAACAAACCCGCGTGGCGGTCAAAGCGATGGAAACGCTGAACGGCAACTGGCGCGGCGCAGCCGGGGCGATGAAGTTCGACTCGGTCACCCCGTCGGTGACCGGGCGCTGGTTCTCCGGCAACCAAACCTGGCCGTGGGACACCTGGAAACAGGCCTACGCCATGGCGCACTTCAACCCAGACGTGGCCAAGGACAACATTCGCGCAGTGTTCGCCTTCCAGATCCGACCGGGCGACGCCCTGCGCCCGTGGGACGCCGGTTTTCTGCCCGACCTTATCGCCTACAACCCCAGCCCGGAGCGCGGCGGCGACGGCGGCAACTGGAACGAGCGCAACACCAAGCCGAGCCTGGCGGCCTGGGCGGTGATGGAGGTGTATCGCGTCACCGGCGATAAGGACTGGCTGGCGGAGATGTACCCGAAGCTGGTGGCCTACCATGACTGGTGGCTGCGCAACCGCGATCACAACGGCAACGGCGTGCCGGAGTACGGCGCCACCCGTGACAAAGCGCACAATACCCCCGACGGGCGCATGTTGTTTACCGTCAAACGCGGGCAGCGCGAGCAAACGCTGGCCGGCCTCGACAATTACGATCGCATCGTGCGCGAGGGGCAGTACGACAGCATCGAGATCCCGGCGCAGACCGCCGCCTCCTGGGAGTCGGGCCGCGACGACGCGGCGGTATTCGGCTTTATCGATCCGGATCAATTGGCGCGCTACGTGGCGCAGGGCGGCAAACGCGAAGATTGGCAGGTAAAATTCGCCGAAAACCGCGCGCCGGACGGCACGCTGCTCGGCTACTCGCTGCTGCAAGAGTCGGTGGATCAGGCCAGCTATATGTACAGCGACAACCGCTATCTGGCGGAGATGGCCGATATTCTGGGCCGCGGTGCCGAGGCCGCTGCCTTCCGCGCCAAAGCCGACCGGCTGGCGGCCTACATCAACACCTGCATGTTCGACAAGCAGAGCGGTTTCTTCTATGACATCCGCATCGAAAGCCAGCCGTTGGCCAACGGCTGCGCCGGCAAACCGATCGTCGAACGCGGCAAAGGGCCGGAAGGCTGGTCGCCGCTGTTCAACGGCGCCGCCAGCCAACCGCACGCCGATGCGGTGGTCAGGGTGATGAAGGATCCGCGCGAGTTCAATACCTACGTGCCGCTCGGCACCGCGGCGCTGACCAATCCGGCGTTCGGCGCGGACATCTACTGGCGCGGCCGCGTGTGGGTCGATCAGCTGTATTTCGGCCTCAAGGGCATGGAGCGCTACGGCTATCGCGACGATGCGGTGGCAATGGCGCAGGCCTTCTTCCGCCACGCCGACGGCCTGGTCGCCGACGGGCCAATCCGCGAGAACTACAACCCGCTCACCGGCAAGCAGCAAGGCGCGCCGAATTTCTCCTGGAGCGCGGCACACCTGTACATGCTGTATAACGACTTCTTCACGCAATAA
- the ygjJ gene encoding protein YgjJ, with product MKSLSHHALLPLLLLVNAPAWAAQEPVTPAERNQLPPPPLPDSTATALRFYGELGIGGSVYLNGEHQHQYSDGTYIEGGLEIKRGHWFGLIYGEGWTVQADSQGHAWTPDHSWGGFEGGLNRFYGGYRTDDGTEMMLSVRNDSSLDDLQWWGDFTPEYGYVIPNTRDLSYAAKLQNLTGRFRYSVTAAPESRIDESKALLHFGKYDRYSDKYTYRAMANGYTQYDLQENLTLLTGLEVTDGLGQLFLLGLRGKHLAGRVWHHTGKGDSGGHPGSESGLMLSAMTETAKGLYLSTAYSYARHRFDRAADTATSYAQFGVWYEYAGGKLATALDSKFFMRNDSTGASNSVFLMQYFYW from the coding sequence ATGAAATCACTAAGCCATCACGCCCTGTTGCCCTTGTTGCTGCTCGTTAATGCGCCCGCTTGGGCGGCGCAGGAACCGGTGACCCCGGCGGAGCGCAATCAGCTCCCGCCGCCGCCGCTACCCGATAGCACCGCGACCGCCCTGCGTTTTTACGGCGAGCTCGGCATCGGCGGCAGCGTCTATTTGAACGGCGAACATCAGCATCAATACAGCGACGGCACCTATATCGAAGGTGGCCTGGAGATCAAACGGGGACACTGGTTCGGCCTGATTTACGGCGAAGGCTGGACCGTGCAGGCGGACAGCCAGGGCCACGCCTGGACGCCGGACCACAGCTGGGGCGGCTTCGAGGGTGGATTGAACCGCTTTTACGGCGGTTACCGCACCGACGACGGCACCGAGATGATGCTCAGCGTGCGCAACGATTCGTCGCTCGACGATTTGCAGTGGTGGGGCGACTTCACGCCGGAGTACGGCTACGTGATCCCCAACACCCGCGATCTCAGCTACGCCGCCAAGCTGCAAAACCTGACCGGGCGCTTTCGCTACAGCGTGACGGCGGCCCCGGAAAGCCGCATCGACGAGAGCAAGGCACTGCTGCACTTCGGTAAATACGACCGCTATTCCGACAAGTATACCTACCGGGCGATGGCCAATGGCTACACCCAGTACGACCTACAGGAGAATCTGACGCTGCTGACCGGCCTGGAAGTGACCGACGGGCTGGGGCAGCTGTTTCTGCTGGGGCTGCGCGGTAAGCACCTGGCCGGCCGCGTCTGGCACCACACCGGCAAAGGCGACAGCGGCGGCCATCCCGGCAGCGAATCGGGCCTGATGCTCAGCGCGATGACGGAAACCGCCAAAGGGCTGTATCTCTCCACCGCCTACAGCTACGCCCGCCACCGGTTTGATCGCGCGGCGGACACCGCCACCTCATACGCCCAGTTTGGCGTCTGGTACGAATACGCCGGCGGCAAACTGGCCACCGCGCTGGACAGCAAATTCTTCATGCGCAACGACAGCACCGGTGCCAGCAACTCGGTGTTTCTGATGCAATATTTCTATTGGTAA
- the ebgR gene encoding transcriptional regulator EbgR has translation MATLKEIAEAANVSVATVSRVLNDDPTLSVKAQTRQKILEAAERLEYKVAPSKRQSGQRLHFAALFTYTQGVEINDPYYLAMRYGIETQCEKLGVALSAGYDFNGDKALPAADGLLVIGRPQPALYEQLRQQETPVVFIDGVVEDERFDCVNVDLYKISRKVIDYFIGRGYQRIGFIGGRDDPAGIDQREQAFVEYGRQQNVVRAQDIYHGDFSSQSGYQCAKAMLQSKNGYPPALLVATDSIAIGVLRALHEHGIQVPGQIALISVNDIPTARFIFPALSTVRIPSETMGAQAVNLLAERLRDERAVPLSIFVPSSLQLRDTTVA, from the coding sequence ATGGCCACACTGAAGGAAATTGCTGAAGCCGCTAATGTGTCCGTCGCCACCGTTTCGCGCGTGTTGAATGACGACCCCACCCTGAGCGTGAAGGCGCAAACCCGCCAGAAGATCCTGGAAGCGGCGGAGCGCCTCGAATACAAGGTTGCACCTTCCAAACGGCAAAGCGGGCAACGCCTGCATTTCGCCGCGCTGTTCACCTATACGCAGGGCGTGGAGATCAACGATCCCTATTACCTGGCGATGCGCTACGGCATCGAAACGCAGTGCGAAAAGCTGGGCGTGGCGCTGAGCGCCGGATATGACTTCAACGGCGACAAGGCGCTGCCGGCGGCCGACGGCCTGCTGGTGATCGGCCGGCCACAGCCCGCGCTGTATGAGCAGCTCAGGCAGCAGGAAACGCCGGTCGTATTCATCGACGGCGTGGTGGAGGATGAGCGGTTCGACTGCGTTAATGTCGACCTATACAAGATCAGCCGCAAGGTGATCGACTACTTCATCGGCCGCGGCTATCAGCGCATCGGCTTTATCGGCGGGCGCGACGATCCGGCCGGCATCGACCAGCGCGAGCAGGCGTTCGTCGAGTATGGCCGGCAGCAAAACGTGGTGCGAGCGCAGGACATTTACCACGGTGATTTCAGCAGCCAGTCGGGCTACCAGTGCGCCAAAGCGATGTTGCAGAGCAAGAATGGCTATCCGCCGGCGCTGCTGGTGGCGACCGATTCGATCGCGATCGGCGTGCTGCGTGCGCTGCACGAACACGGCATTCAGGTGCCGGGGCAGATCGCGCTGATCAGCGTCAACGACATTCCCACCGCCCGCTTTATTTTCCCCGCCTTGTCCACGGTGCGCATCCCTTCGGAAACCATGGGCGCACAGGCCGTCAACCTGCTGGCGGAGCGGCTGCGCGATGAGCGCGCCGTCCCGTTGTCGATCTTCGTTCCCAGCTCGCTGCAGCTGCGCGACACCACCGTCGCCTGA